TTTTTTTGGGTTTTTCTATTGTTTGCTATCAGTATTTCCTCGCATATAGCGTTAAGTAAAGCCGACATTCATGGGTCAGCAAGAGGACTACTCATGATATTTTTCGTCCTGGTTATTACAAACGTTTTTACTGCATTCTTTGATATAAATACGTATAGATTTGTAGTCAAAGTAACGGAATATAATGCCTATGTACTAGCGTTTTCTAGTATTGCGCTCCTTTTCTCATTTATTACACTTTTGCTCTCCTATGTTTTATATAAAATGAAAGCTGGCTGGTGAATAATCAGGATAAAACTTCTCTAAGTAAGTATCGTATTTTTGTGAAAGAAGGCTGAATGGATTGAAATTAATTTCTGTTATGCTTGGAGGTTTTTTGGGGGCAATAACTAGGTATGCGATAGGAGAGTGGATTCACACAGATCATGGATTTCCTCTGGGAACCTTATTGATAAACCTTATAGGCTGTTTTTTCCTCGGATGGTTTCTTACTTATATCACGCTCAAGAGATATATAAAACCGGAAGTTACTTTATTAATCGGCACGGGTTTCACCGGGTCATTTACTACTTTTTCAACCTTTTCTGTCGAGACAATCCTTTTATTTCGTAATGGTCTTATTGGTTATGGGTCACTATATGTATTATTTAGCATTATTTTTGGATTACTGCTGGCATATTTAGGTCTAAAATTAGCATTATATAATGAGAAAAAAGGTGAAACACATTGATTTGGTTAATTGGAATAGGAGGATCTCTAGGTGCGGCAGGCAGATATTTATTAGGCAATGTTATTAATAAAAAAAAGAAACCCGGACATTTTCCATTGGGAACTTGGGTAATAAATATTACTGGATCCTTTCTCTTAGGGATTCTGTATAAGCTTCATTTGACAAATGAAATAAGTGATTGGATGTGGCTTTTTGTTGGTGTTGGTTTTTGCGGAGCCTATACCACTTTCTCGACATTTGGTTATGAAACAATAACCTTATTGCAATTAGATAAAAAAGGTTTAGCAGGGATTTACGTTTTATCTTCCGTAATCGTAAGTATTGCAACGGCTGCATTCGGTTTTATTATTTAGCATTATGTATTCCTATATATTGAGGATTAAATTTAAAAAAACAATGCAAAATAAGAGGGGAAAATACTGAATATATAGGAGGATTTAAAATGTCTAAGAAAAAGTATACCCCTTCATCAGAAGTAGATCAAAAACAATTACTTAATGACAAAGTAGAAAATGCTCGAAAAAACAATTTCGAGGATGACCATACTCGGAGAGTAACACCAAACGGCGGGCAAGGACAATAAATAAACACAAGGAGTTGTTGCATAGGCAGCTGCTCCTTTTCTATGTTTTAAATGGATAATATTGCTATTGAACAAGATGTGGGAGGGTGTTATTATATAAAAGTTCCCTTCAGAGGGGTAAACAAAATGAAACATATTATTGACATCACTAATATCGATGTGGTATAATATTTTTCTTCATTTTTTAAAAATAGTAATCTTTTGTTCTTTGAAAACTAAACAAACAAGAACGTCAACAATCAATAAAATTTAGTTTCTTCTATAGAAACTAGCCAACGTAACAAATGAGCTAATCAACTTTCTTGGAGAGTTTGATCCTGGCTCAGGACGAACGCTGGCGGCGTGCCTAATACATGCAAGTCGAGCGAATCTTAAGGTGCTTGCACCTTTTGGTTAGCGGCGGACGGGTGAGTAACACGTGGGCAACCTGCCTGTAAGACTGGGATAACTTCGGGAAACCGGAGCTAATACCGGATAATCCTTTTCCTCTCATGAGGAAAAGCTGAAAGTCGGTTTCGGCTGACACTTACAGATGGGCCCGCGGCGCATTAGCTAGTTGGTGAGGTAACGGCTCACCAAGGCGACGATGCGTAGCCGACCTGAGAGGGTGATCGGCCACACTGGGACTGAGACACGGCCCAGACTCCTACGGGAGGCAGCAGTAGGGAATCTTCCGCAATGGACGAAAGTCTGACGGAGCAACGCCGCGTGAGCGATGAAGGCCTTCGGGTCGTAAAGCTCTGTTGTTAGGGAAGAACAAGTACCGGAGTAACTGCCGGTACCTTGACGGTACCTAACCAGAAAGCCACGGCTAACTACGTGCCAGCAGCCGCGGTAATACGTAGGTGGCAAGCGTTGTCCGGAATTATTGGGCGTAAAGCGCGCGCAGGCGGTCCTTTAAGTCTGATGTGAAAGCCCACGGCTCAACCGTGGAGGGTCATTGGAAACTGGGGGACTTGAGTACAGAAGAGGAAAGCGGAATTCCACGTGTAGCGGTGAAATGCGTAGAGATGTGGAGGAACACCAGTGGCGAAGGCGGCTTTCTGGTCTGTAACTGACGCTGAGGCGCGAAAGCGTGGGGAGCAAACAGGATTAGATACCCTGGTAGTCCACGCCGTAAACGATGAGTGCTAAGTGTTAGAGGGTTTCCGCCCTTTAGTGCTGCAGCTAACGCATTAAGCACTCCGCCTGGGGAGTACGGCCGCAAGGCTGAAACTCAAAGGAATTGACGGGGGCCCGCACAAGCGGTGGAGCATGTGGTTTAATTCGAAGCAACGCGAAGAACCTTACCAGGTCTTGACATCCTCTGACACTCCTAGAGATAGGACGTTCCCCTTCGGGGGACAGAGTGACAGGTGGTGCATGGTTGTCGTCAGCTCGTGTCGTGAGATGTTGGGTTAAGTCCCGCAACGAGCGCAACCCTTGATCTTAGTTGCCAGCATTCAGTTGGGCACTCTAAGGTGACTGCCGGTGACAAACCGGAGGAAGGTGGGGATGACGTCAAATCATCATGCCCCTTATGACCTGGGCTACACACGTGCTACAATGGATGGTACAAAGGGCTGCGAGACCGCGAGGTTTAGCCAATCCCATAAAACCATTCTCAGTTCGGATTGTAGGCTGCAACTCGCCTACATGAAGCCGGAATCGCTAGTAATCGCGGATCAGCATGCCGCGGTGAATACGTTCCCGGGCCTTGTACACACCGCCCGTCACACCACGAGAGTTTGTAACACCCGAAGTCGGTGGGGTAACCGCAAGGAGCCAGCCGCCTAAGGTGGGACAGATAATTGGGGTGAAGTCGTAACAAGGTAGCCGTATCGGAAGGTGCGGCTGGATCACCTCCTTTCTAAGGATAATACGAAAAGCGGAGGCGACTGTTCAACTTCGACAGACGTTGGAGAGCCGTCCCTGCAAATCCCGGTTTTGGATTTGCGGGGACGGATCGAAACGGCCGAGAAGTTAGGAGCCGAAGCTAGACATGCAGTCCTTACGGACTGATAAAACGTTGACTGTTACTTGTTTGTTTAGTTTTGAGGGAGCAATCTTTACTGTGAGGATCATGACCGTTAGGTGATGATTCGAAACAATTCTCTCAAAGCTTTTTTTAATCGTTCTTTGAAAACTAGATAATCGTAAGAAGAAGTCAAAGTAAAACCGAGAATCGCCACATTAGTTTTTCTCTCTTATTTAATAAGAGTATAACCTTTTAGGTTAAGTTAGAAAGGGCGCACGGTGGATGCCTTGGCACTAGGAGCCGATGAAGGACGGGACTAACACCGATATGCTTCGGGGAGCTGTAAGTAAGCTTTGATCCGGAGATTTCCGAATGGGGGAACCCACTGCTCGTAATGGAGCAGTATCTTTACCTGAATACATAGGGTATTGAAGGCAGACCCGGGGAACTGAAACATCTAAGTACCCGGAGGAAGAGAAAGCAAACGCGATTCCCTGAGTAGCGGCGAGCGAAACGGGACATAGCCCAAACCAAGAGGCTTGCCTCTTGGGGTTGTAGGACACTCAACATGGAGTTACAAAGGAACGGGGTAGATGAAGCGATCTGGAAAGGTCCGTCATAGAAGGTAAAAACCCTGTAGTTGAAACTTCGTTCCCTCCTGAGTGGATCCTGAGTACGGCCGGACACGTGAAATCCGGTCGGAAGCTGGGAGGACCATCTCCCAAGGCTAAATACTCCCTAGTGACCGATAGTGAACCAGTACCGTGAGGGAAAGGTGAAAAGCACCCCGGAAGGGGAGTGAAAGAGATCCTGAAACCGTGTGCCTACAAGTAGTCAGAGCCCGTTCATGGGTGATGGCGTGCCTTTTGTAGAATGAACCGGCGAGTTACGATCCCATGCAAGGTTAAGTTGAAGAGACGGAGCCGCAGCGAAAGCGAGTCTGAATAGGGCGAATTGAGTATGTGGTCGTAGACCCGAAACCAGGTGATCTACCCATGTCCAGGGTGAAGTCCAGGTAACACTGGATGGAGGCCCGAACCCACGCACGTTGAAAAGTGCGGGGATGAGGTGTGGGTAGCGGAGAAATTCCAATCGAACTTGGAGATAGCTGGTTCTCTCCGAAATAGCTTTAGGGCTAGCCTCACGTTGTAAGAGTCTTGGAGGTAGAGCACTGTTTGGACTAGGGGCCCTCATCGGGTTACCGAATTCAGACAAACTCCGAATGCCAAAGACTTATCCGTGGGAGTCAGACTGCGAGTGATAAGATCCGTAGTCAAAAGGGAAACAGCCCAGACCACCAGCTAAGGTCCCAAAGTTTACGTTAAGTGGAAAAGGATGTGGAGTTGCTTAGACAACCAGGATGTTGGCTTAGAAGCAGCCACCATTTAAAGAGTGCGTAATAGCTCACTGGTCGAGTGACTCTGCGCCGAAAATGTACCGGGGCTAAACGTAACACCGAAGCTGTGGATTGACACCGTATGGTGTCAGTGGTAGGAGAGCGTTCTAAGGGCGTTGAAGCTAGACCGTAAGGACTGGTGGAGCGCTTAGAAGTGAGAATGCCGGTATGAGTAGCGAAAGATGGGTGAGAATCCCATCCACCGTATGCCTAAGGTTTCCTGAGGAAGGCTCGTCCTCTCAGGGTTAGTCGGGACCTAAGCCGAGGCCGAAAGGCGTAGGCGATGGACAACAGGTTGATATTCCTGTACCACCTCTTTATCGTTTGAGTGATGGGGGGACGCAGGAGGATAGGGTAAGCGCGGCGTTGGAATGCCGCGTCTAAGCAGTTAGGCTGGTAAGTAGGAAAATCCGCTTACCGTAAAGGCTGAGCTGTGATAGCGAGGGAAATATAGTACCGAAGTTCCTGATTCCACACTGCCAAGAAAAGCCTCTAGCGAGATAAAAGGTGCCCGTACCGCAAACCGACACAGGTAGGCGAGGAGAGAATCCTAAGGTGAGCGAGAGAACTCTCGTTAAGGAACTCGGCAAAATGACCCCGTAACTTCGGGAGAAGGGGTGCTTTTTGAGGTGAATAGCCTCGAAGAGCCGCAGTGAATAGGCCCAGGCGACTGTTTAGCAAAAACACAGGTCTCTGCGAAGCCGCAAGGCGAAGTATAGGGGCTGACGCCTGCCCGGTGCTGGAAGGTTAAGAGGAGGGGTTAGCGCAAGCGAAGCTCTGAATCGAAGCCCCAGTAAACGGCGGCCGTAACTATAACGGTCCTAAGGTAGCGAAATTCCTTGTCGGGTAAGTTCCGACCCGCACGAAAGGCGTAACGATCTGGGCACTGTCTCAACGAGAGACTCGGTGAAATTATAGTACCTGTGAAGATGCAGGTTACCCGCGACAGGACGGAAAGACCCCGTGGAGCTTTACTGTAGCCTGATATTGAATTTTGGTACAGCTTGTACAGGATAGGTAGGAGCCTGAGAAGCCGGAGCGCCAGCTTCGGTGGAGGCGTCGGTGGGATACTACCCTGGCTGTATTGAAATTCTAACCCGCACCCCTCGATCGGGGTGGGAGACAGTGTCAGGTGGGCAGTTTGACTGGGGCGGTCGCCTCCTAAAGAGTAACGGAGGCGCCCAAAGGTTCCCTCAGAATGGTTGGAAATCATTCGCAGAGTGTAAAGGCACAAGGGAGCTTGACTGCGAGACCTACAAGTCGAGCAGGGACGAAAGTCGGGCTTAGTGATCCGGTGGTTCCGCATGGAAGGGCCATCGCTCAACGGATAAAAGCTACCCCGGGGATAACAGGCTTATCTCCCCCAAGAGTCCACATCGACGGGGAGGTTTGGCACCTCGATGTCGGCTCATCGCATCCTGGGGCTGTAGTCGGTCCCAAGGGTTGGGCTGTTCGCCCATTAAAGCGGTACGCGAGCTGGGTTCAGAACGTCGTGAGACAGTTCGGTCCCTATCCGTCGTGGGCGCAGGAAATTTGAGAGGAGCTGTCCTTAGTACGAGAGGACCGGGATGGACGCACCGCTGGTGTACCAGTTGTCTTGCCAAAGGCATCGCTGGGTAGCTATGTGCGGACGGGATAAGTGCTGAAAGCATCTAAGCATGAAGCCCCCCTCAAGATGAGATTTCCCATAGCGTCAAGCTAGTAAGAACCCTGAAAGATGATCAGGTTGATAGGTCAGAGGTGGAAGCGTGGTAACATGTGAAGCTGACTGATACTAATCGTTCGAGGACTTAACCAAATAGAAAAGCGGAGGCGGCTCAGAACAAGCACAGCTTGTTCTTGTGTAGAATATTCTAAGGAGCTTTCCTTAGTGTTCAACTTCGACAGACGTTG
This genomic stretch from Neobacillus niacini harbors:
- the crcB gene encoding fluoride efflux transporter CrcB, with product MLGGFLGAITRYAIGEWIHTDHGFPLGTLLINLIGCFFLGWFLTYITLKRYIKPEVTLLIGTGFTGSFTTFSTFSVETILLFRNGLIGYGSLYVLFSIIFGLLLAYLGLKLALYNEKKGETH
- the crcB gene encoding fluoride efflux transporter CrcB, whose translation is MIWLIGIGGSLGAAGRYLLGNVINKKKKPGHFPLGTWVINITGSFLLGILYKLHLTNEISDWMWLFVGVGFCGAYTTFSTFGYETITLLQLDKKGLAGIYVLSSVIVSIATAAFGFII